The following are encoded together in the Sphingorhabdus pulchriflava genome:
- a CDS encoding OmpA family protein, producing MKKLLSIGVGLVAACGWSQAASAQESGLSSMEVGQLRPEVQRRYDEALAATQSPEILSATDSRHMWASEAKAWCGIASGFLKNSIRDPESLSRCERFHAMMSMRAPDPQPVVIPPPPPPPSTACESALAATVFFEFDSSELPANIDETLSFTKQNMAQCRWNRFTIIGHTDRSGSDKYNDALSMRRAQAVSARMQSLGIAASALAVSAKGESEPKVETPDGERNPTNRRVEVTAAN from the coding sequence ATGAAGAAGCTGCTGTCCATAGGTGTTGGCCTGGTGGCTGCTTGCGGGTGGAGCCAAGCTGCATCTGCGCAGGAATCCGGGCTTTCAAGCATGGAGGTTGGGCAATTGCGCCCCGAAGTGCAGCGTCGCTATGACGAAGCCCTTGCCGCGACCCAATCCCCCGAAATTTTATCCGCCACCGACAGCCGCCATATGTGGGCCTCGGAAGCGAAGGCCTGGTGTGGAATTGCCTCCGGTTTCCTCAAAAACTCGATCCGCGACCCGGAAAGCCTCTCGCGTTGCGAACGCTTTCACGCCATGATGTCGATGCGGGCACCCGATCCTCAGCCCGTTGTAATCCCGCCGCCGCCCCCACCGCCGAGCACGGCCTGTGAATCTGCGCTGGCCGCAACCGTCTTTTTCGAATTTGATTCATCGGAACTTCCGGCAAATATCGATGAGACATTGTCGTTCACGAAACAGAATATGGCGCAGTGCCGTTGGAACCGCTTCACGATCATTGGCCACACTGATCGCTCGGGTTCCGACAAATATAATGACGCGCTTTCGATGCGCCGTGCCCAAGCCGTTTCTGCGCGCATGCAATCGCTCGGTATTGCGGCATCGGCTTTGGCTGTGTCCGCCAAGGGCGAATCCGAACCAAAGGTCGAAACGCCCGATGGCGAACGTAATCCGACCAACCGCCGCGTCGAAGTGACAGCAGCGAACTGA